The following proteins come from a genomic window of Canis aureus isolate CA01 chromosome 3, VMU_Caureus_v.1.0, whole genome shotgun sequence:
- the SLC22A31 gene encoding putative solute carrier family 22 member 31 isoform X1, with protein MPQFPRLQRGLDLSSPGSLTFWELQQGEGGPPQPTGDWRPPQWNLVCEDGWKVPLEQMSHLLGWLLGCVLLGTGCDWFGRRPVFVASLVLATGLGVSEALAASFPALLALRLLHGAGGLAGFSLALYVARLELCDPPNRLVLSAAAGLFSVLGTLLLPGLALLAQDWRLLQGLSALVTGLLLLFWGFPALFPESPCWLLATGQPARARRILWHLAEAGGEDPEDSPEEESSLATATELDMLGAGSPQPQYHSILELWHTCVAWRDGLILGFSSLICGGIRASFLHSLTPREPAFYQPYFLGAGLEAVATLLLLLMGDRWGRCPVLLLGTLVMGLASLLLLAGTQYLPGWTVVSLSVLGLLASQAMSALSSLLAAEVLPTVIRGAGLGLVLGAGFLGQAAAPLADLHGRHGFFLHHVVFASFAVLALLCILLLPESQGHPLPASLQDADRLSLLHGGHPCRAPLDHLPLLPASHQLAGTLWDQEG; from the exons ATGCCTCAGTTCCCCCGTCTCCAGAGAGGACTTGACCTATCCAGCCCTGGTAGCCTGACATTCTGGGAACTGCAGCAAGGGGAGGGTGGTCCTCCTCAGCCAACAGGTGACTGGCGTCCCCCACAGTGGAACCTCGTGTGTGAGGATGGCTGGAAGGTACCACTGGAGCAGATGAGCCACCTCCTAGGCTGGCTGCTGGGCTGCGTCCTGCTGGGCACGGGCTGTGACTG GTTTGGACGTCGGCCTGTGTTCGTGGCCTCCCTGGTGCTGGCCACGGGCCTGGGGGTCAGTGAGGCCCTGGCTGCCAGCTTTCCTGCCCTGCTGGCTCTGAGGCTGCTGCACGGGGCGGGGGGCTTGGCAGGCTTTTCCCTTGCCCTCTACGTGGCTC GCTTGGAGCTGTGTGACCCCCCCAACCGCCTGGTACTCTCCGCGGCAGCTGGCCTCTTCTCGGTGCTGGGCACTCTGCTGCTGCCGGGCCTAGCCCTGCTCGCACAGGACTGGCGCCTTCTGCAGGGGCTGAGCGCCCTGGTAACGGGACTCTTGCTGCTCTTTTGGGG GTTCCCAGCCCTGTTCCCTGAGTCTCCCTGCTGGCTGCTGGCCACAGGACAGCCAGCCCGAGCCAGGAGGATCCTGTGGCATTTGGCAGAAGCTGGGGGTGAGGACCCCGAGGACAGCCCGGAGGAGGAGAGCTCCCTGGCTACAG CCACAGAACTGGACATGCTGGGTGCAGGGAGCCCTCAGCCCCAGTACCACTCCATCCTGGAGCTCTGGCACACCTGTGTCGCCTGGAGAGATGGACTCATCCTGGGCTTCAGTTC gCTGATCTGTGGGGGCATCAGAGCCAGCTTCCTGCACAGCCTGACCCCGAGGGAGCCCGCCTTCTACCAGCCCTACTTCCTGGGCGCTGGCCTGGAGGCTGTAGCCACCTTGTTGCTGCTGCTCATGGGGGACCGCTGGGGGCGATGCCCGGTCCTATTGCTGGGCACCCTGGTCATGGGCCTGGCATCCCTGCTGCTCCTTGCTGGGACCCAGT ACTTGCCAGGCTGGACTGTGGTGTCCCTCTCTGTCCTgggcctcctggcctcccagGCCATGTCTGCACTCAGTAGCCTCTTAGCGGCAGAGGTGCTCCCCACCGTCATCAG GGGGGCCGGGCTGGGCCTCGTGCTGGGGGCTGGCTTCCTGGGCCAGGCAGCTGCCCCCCTGGCCGACCTGCACGGCCGGCACGGCTTCTTCCTGCACCACGTAGTCTTTGCGTCCTTTGCCGTCCTCGCCCTGCTGTGCATCCTGCTGCTGCCTGAGAGCCAGGGCCACCCACTGCCTGCGTCACTGCAGGACGCTGACCGCCTGTCCCTGCTCCACGGGGGCCACCCCTGCCGGGCCCCCCTGGACCACCTGCCACTGCTGCCAGCCTCCCACCAGCTGGCAGGGACGCTATGGGACCAGGAGGGCTGA
- the SLC22A31 gene encoding putative solute carrier family 22 member 31 isoform X3, translating to MPQFPRLQRGLDLSSPGSLTFWELQQGEGGPPQPTGDWRPPQWNLVCEDGWKVPLEQMSHLLGWLLGCVLLGTGCDWFGRRPVFVASLVLATGLGVSEALAASFPALLALRLLHGAGGLAGFSLALYVAPGLFSVLGTLLLPGLALLAQDWRLLQGLSALVTGLLLLFWGFPALFPESPCWLLATGQPARARRILWHLAEAGGEDPEDSPEEESSLATATELDMLGAGSPQPQYHSILELWHTCVAWRDGLILGFSSLICGGIRASFLHSLTPREPAFYQPYFLGAGLEAVATLLLLLMGDRWGRCPVLLLGTLVMGLASLLLLAGTQYLPGWTVVSLSVLGLLASQAMSALSSLLAAEVLPTVIRGAGLGLVLGAGFLGQAAAPLADLHGRHGFFLHHVVFASFAVLALLCILLLPESQGHPLPASLQDADRLSLLHGGHPCRAPLDHLPLLPASHQLAGTLWDQEG from the exons ATGCCTCAGTTCCCCCGTCTCCAGAGAGGACTTGACCTATCCAGCCCTGGTAGCCTGACATTCTGGGAACTGCAGCAAGGGGAGGGTGGTCCTCCTCAGCCAACAGGTGACTGGCGTCCCCCACAGTGGAACCTCGTGTGTGAGGATGGCTGGAAGGTACCACTGGAGCAGATGAGCCACCTCCTAGGCTGGCTGCTGGGCTGCGTCCTGCTGGGCACGGGCTGTGACTG GTTTGGACGTCGGCCTGTGTTCGTGGCCTCCCTGGTGCTGGCCACGGGCCTGGGGGTCAGTGAGGCCCTGGCTGCCAGCTTTCCTGCCCTGCTGGCTCTGAGGCTGCTGCACGGGGCGGGGGGCTTGGCAGGCTTTTCCCTTGCCCTCTACGTGGCTC CTGGCCTCTTCTCGGTGCTGGGCACTCTGCTGCTGCCGGGCCTAGCCCTGCTCGCACAGGACTGGCGCCTTCTGCAGGGGCTGAGCGCCCTGGTAACGGGACTCTTGCTGCTCTTTTGGGG GTTCCCAGCCCTGTTCCCTGAGTCTCCCTGCTGGCTGCTGGCCACAGGACAGCCAGCCCGAGCCAGGAGGATCCTGTGGCATTTGGCAGAAGCTGGGGGTGAGGACCCCGAGGACAGCCCGGAGGAGGAGAGCTCCCTGGCTACAG CCACAGAACTGGACATGCTGGGTGCAGGGAGCCCTCAGCCCCAGTACCACTCCATCCTGGAGCTCTGGCACACCTGTGTCGCCTGGAGAGATGGACTCATCCTGGGCTTCAGTTC gCTGATCTGTGGGGGCATCAGAGCCAGCTTCCTGCACAGCCTGACCCCGAGGGAGCCCGCCTTCTACCAGCCCTACTTCCTGGGCGCTGGCCTGGAGGCTGTAGCCACCTTGTTGCTGCTGCTCATGGGGGACCGCTGGGGGCGATGCCCGGTCCTATTGCTGGGCACCCTGGTCATGGGCCTGGCATCCCTGCTGCTCCTTGCTGGGACCCAGT ACTTGCCAGGCTGGACTGTGGTGTCCCTCTCTGTCCTgggcctcctggcctcccagGCCATGTCTGCACTCAGTAGCCTCTTAGCGGCAGAGGTGCTCCCCACCGTCATCAG GGGGGCCGGGCTGGGCCTCGTGCTGGGGGCTGGCTTCCTGGGCCAGGCAGCTGCCCCCCTGGCCGACCTGCACGGCCGGCACGGCTTCTTCCTGCACCACGTAGTCTTTGCGTCCTTTGCCGTCCTCGCCCTGCTGTGCATCCTGCTGCTGCCTGAGAGCCAGGGCCACCCACTGCCTGCGTCACTGCAGGACGCTGACCGCCTGTCCCTGCTCCACGGGGGCCACCCCTGCCGGGCCCCCCTGGACCACCTGCCACTGCTGCCAGCCTCCCACCAGCTGGCAGGGACGCTATGGGACCAGGAGGGCTGA
- the SLC22A31 gene encoding putative solute carrier family 22 member 31 isoform X2: protein MPQFPRLQRGLDLSSPGSLTFWELQQGEGGPPQPTGDWRPPQWNLVCEDGWKVPLEQMSHLLGWLLGCVLLGTGCDWFGRRPVFVASLVLATGLGVSEALAASFPALLALRLLHGAGGLAGFSLALYVARLELCDPPNRLVLSAAAGLFSVLGTLLLPGLALLAQDWRLLQGLSALVTGLLLLFWGFPALFPESPCWLLATGQPARARRILWHLAEAGGEDPEDSPEEESSLATELDMLGAGSPQPQYHSILELWHTCVAWRDGLILGFSSLICGGIRASFLHSLTPREPAFYQPYFLGAGLEAVATLLLLLMGDRWGRCPVLLLGTLVMGLASLLLLAGTQYLPGWTVVSLSVLGLLASQAMSALSSLLAAEVLPTVIRGAGLGLVLGAGFLGQAAAPLADLHGRHGFFLHHVVFASFAVLALLCILLLPESQGHPLPASLQDADRLSLLHGGHPCRAPLDHLPLLPASHQLAGTLWDQEG from the exons ATGCCTCAGTTCCCCCGTCTCCAGAGAGGACTTGACCTATCCAGCCCTGGTAGCCTGACATTCTGGGAACTGCAGCAAGGGGAGGGTGGTCCTCCTCAGCCAACAGGTGACTGGCGTCCCCCACAGTGGAACCTCGTGTGTGAGGATGGCTGGAAGGTACCACTGGAGCAGATGAGCCACCTCCTAGGCTGGCTGCTGGGCTGCGTCCTGCTGGGCACGGGCTGTGACTG GTTTGGACGTCGGCCTGTGTTCGTGGCCTCCCTGGTGCTGGCCACGGGCCTGGGGGTCAGTGAGGCCCTGGCTGCCAGCTTTCCTGCCCTGCTGGCTCTGAGGCTGCTGCACGGGGCGGGGGGCTTGGCAGGCTTTTCCCTTGCCCTCTACGTGGCTC GCTTGGAGCTGTGTGACCCCCCCAACCGCCTGGTACTCTCCGCGGCAGCTGGCCTCTTCTCGGTGCTGGGCACTCTGCTGCTGCCGGGCCTAGCCCTGCTCGCACAGGACTGGCGCCTTCTGCAGGGGCTGAGCGCCCTGGTAACGGGACTCTTGCTGCTCTTTTGGGG GTTCCCAGCCCTGTTCCCTGAGTCTCCCTGCTGGCTGCTGGCCACAGGACAGCCAGCCCGAGCCAGGAGGATCCTGTGGCATTTGGCAGAAGCTGGGGGTGAGGACCCCGAGGACAGCCCGGAGGAGGAGAGCTCCCTGGCTACAG AACTGGACATGCTGGGTGCAGGGAGCCCTCAGCCCCAGTACCACTCCATCCTGGAGCTCTGGCACACCTGTGTCGCCTGGAGAGATGGACTCATCCTGGGCTTCAGTTC gCTGATCTGTGGGGGCATCAGAGCCAGCTTCCTGCACAGCCTGACCCCGAGGGAGCCCGCCTTCTACCAGCCCTACTTCCTGGGCGCTGGCCTGGAGGCTGTAGCCACCTTGTTGCTGCTGCTCATGGGGGACCGCTGGGGGCGATGCCCGGTCCTATTGCTGGGCACCCTGGTCATGGGCCTGGCATCCCTGCTGCTCCTTGCTGGGACCCAGT ACTTGCCAGGCTGGACTGTGGTGTCCCTCTCTGTCCTgggcctcctggcctcccagGCCATGTCTGCACTCAGTAGCCTCTTAGCGGCAGAGGTGCTCCCCACCGTCATCAG GGGGGCCGGGCTGGGCCTCGTGCTGGGGGCTGGCTTCCTGGGCCAGGCAGCTGCCCCCCTGGCCGACCTGCACGGCCGGCACGGCTTCTTCCTGCACCACGTAGTCTTTGCGTCCTTTGCCGTCCTCGCCCTGCTGTGCATCCTGCTGCTGCCTGAGAGCCAGGGCCACCCACTGCCTGCGTCACTGCAGGACGCTGACCGCCTGTCCCTGCTCCACGGGGGCCACCCCTGCCGGGCCCCCCTGGACCACCTGCCACTGCTGCCAGCCTCCCACCAGCTGGCAGGGACGCTATGGGACCAGGAGGGCTGA